The Candidatus Saccharibacteria bacterium genome has a segment encoding these proteins:
- a CDS encoding tRNA-dihydrouridine synthase, whose product MTVWDSFNSPFFALAPMDDVTDVVFRSIVADCAAPDVFFTEFANADGLQTNGRPAVLQKLAIGHDEGVIRGKKYPIIAQIWGLKPENYYKTTQELIDLGYDGVDINMGCPVPVVTKKGACSALINNQPLAHELIAATKEAAAGKIAVSVKTRIGFKHIQTEEWLSFLLRQGIDALTVHGRTSKEMSKVPVHWEELAKVPTLRSDIAPATKVIANGDILSRADGEQLARDYNFDGIMIGRGIFQDLQVFSATAATLSFGDKIELFKKHIQEFEDTWGSNKNPAGLKKFVKTYLREQEGVSVLRSEIMQAQNCSEMLEVIDSFTTAS is encoded by the coding sequence ATGACAGTCTGGGATAGTTTTAATTCACCATTTTTTGCTCTAGCGCCTATGGACGACGTTACCGACGTGGTTTTTAGGTCTATTGTGGCTGACTGTGCAGCGCCAGATGTATTTTTTACGGAGTTCGCTAACGCAGATGGTTTGCAGACAAATGGCCGACCAGCGGTATTACAAAAGCTTGCTATTGGCCATGATGAGGGGGTGATTCGTGGCAAAAAATATCCAATTATTGCTCAAATTTGGGGGCTAAAACCAGAGAACTATTACAAAACTACCCAAGAGCTTATTGATTTAGGCTACGACGGCGTCGACATTAACATGGGCTGTCCGGTGCCCGTTGTTACTAAAAAAGGTGCTTGCTCTGCACTTATTAACAACCAGCCATTAGCCCACGAACTTATTGCGGCCACCAAAGAAGCTGCGGCAGGGAAGATTGCCGTTTCTGTAAAGACACGGATTGGATTTAAACACATTCAAACAGAGGAATGGCTGAGCTTTCTATTAAGACAAGGCATAGACGCACTTACTGTTCATGGTCGCACTAGTAAAGAAATGTCTAAGGTGCCCGTGCACTGGGAGGAGCTTGCTAAAGTCCCGACGTTGCGCAGCGACATCGCTCCAGCCACCAAAGTAATTGCCAACGGCGACATTTTAAGCCGCGCAGATGGTGAGCAGTTAGCCCGTGATTACAACTTTGATGGAATAATGATCGGCCGGGGTATTTTTCAGGACTTACAGGTGTTTTCTGCAACCGCTGCAACACTGAGTTTTGGGGATAAGATCGAGTTATTCAAAAAACACATTCAAGAGTTTGAAGATACTTGGGGTAGTAACAAAAATCCAGCAGGATTAAAGAAGTTTGTAAAAACCTATTTAAGAGAACAAGAGGGAGTAAGCGTGCTTCGGTCAGAGATTATGCAAGCGCAAAATTGTTCAGAAATGCTGGAAGTAATTGATAGTTTTACGACTGCTTCTTAA
- a CDS encoding YggT family protein, whose amino-acid sequence MDKLNHYLAQLTNFLATLVGALLGLRFILRLLGANSENEFVSWVYDTSAPLLSPFENIFPTVRVEDGFVIEITTLFALLVYGIIASLFIYLLAAITPAKTNKKR is encoded by the coding sequence ATGGATAAGTTAAATCATTATTTAGCACAGTTAACTAATTTTCTCGCCACACTCGTGGGGGCCTTGCTTGGCTTGCGGTTCATATTACGGCTGCTTGGGGCAAATAGCGAGAATGAGTTTGTGAGCTGGGTTTACGACACTAGTGCGCCGCTATTGAGTCCATTTGAAAACATCTTTCCAACCGTACGAGTAGAGGATGGTTTTGTTATAGAGATCACTACGCTGTTTGCGCTACTTGTGTATGGTATTATCGCCAGTTTGTTTATATATTTACTCGCGGCGATTACTCCTGCGAAAACCAACAAAAAACGTTAG
- a CDS encoding MFS transporter — translation MHSIHFHHVHSAHRLKSEFSQVFVYRTIRALGISLFAVFLPIYLFESSSDTFLGLLLVCGYFATVFMVRMLATVPATNLVAKIGGKHVLIISSIVDVAFLISLAHISSRPYLLGINAVLHGLSSALFFTALHIELSHSIGKKKAHGVGSVEIARKITMALGPLLGGIIAGLFGFENLVYVAAAVVLVAILPLHTGTEPLRSSKRIKPHDVNAFLTHDYGCRANFGMALNTGAVMLLWPLFIFNFLHNYQSVGAVVSMSLVAALIIMIIVRKKESDTSISTELSVGGKGASAVHLVRAFAINPILITVVNVANDIFAAIFYVPYIAEYYKNASIKDRPTYIAAMEIAYSAGIIFILIILLTVYQLTQNIHVALTAGFIAGALGAYFNKNILKTSLT, via the coding sequence ATGCATTCAATACATTTTCATCACGTTCATTCAGCCCATCGACTTAAATCTGAGTTTTCTCAGGTTTTTGTATATAGAACTATCCGTGCTCTGGGTATTAGTTTATTTGCGGTTTTTTTGCCGATTTATCTTTTTGAATCCAGCAGTGATACTTTTTTAGGCCTGCTGCTTGTATGTGGGTATTTTGCAACGGTTTTCATGGTTCGAATGCTGGCTACCGTGCCAGCCACCAATCTAGTCGCTAAGATTGGTGGTAAACATGTATTAATCATTAGTTCGATTGTCGATGTAGCGTTTTTAATATCGCTCGCGCATATCTCATCAAGACCATACTTGCTAGGAATAAATGCTGTCCTGCACGGGCTATCGAGTGCACTGTTTTTTACGGCACTACATATAGAATTGTCGCACTCAATAGGCAAGAAAAAAGCTCACGGCGTTGGTAGCGTAGAGATTGCTCGCAAAATAACTATGGCGCTCGGCCCGCTACTAGGCGGTATTATTGCTGGACTTTTTGGGTTCGAAAACCTGGTCTATGTCGCGGCGGCTGTGGTGCTTGTTGCGATTCTTCCGCTACATACTGGCACTGAACCATTACGCAGTTCAAAGCGAATCAAGCCACACGATGTTAATGCATTCCTGACGCACGACTACGGGTGTAGAGCTAATTTTGGCATGGCATTAAATACCGGTGCAGTTATGTTGTTGTGGCCGTTATTTATATTTAATTTTCTGCATAATTACCAAAGTGTTGGTGCGGTTGTTTCAATGTCTTTGGTGGCTGCACTAATTATTATGATTATTGTTCGAAAGAAAGAATCAGACACATCCATTTCAACGGAACTTAGCGTTGGCGGCAAAGGGGCCTCGGCTGTTCATTTGGTTCGTGCTTTTGCAATAAACCCTATACTAATTACCGTAGTTAATGTGGCAAATGATATTTTTGCAGCTATATTTTATGTTCCGTATATTGCTGAATACTACAAGAATGCCTCAATAAAAGACCGCCCAACGTATATTGCAGCAATGGAAATAGCCTACAGTGCAGGCATAATTTTTATACTAATTATTCTTTTGACGGTATACCAGCTGACTCAAAATATACATGTGGCGCTAACGGCTGGTTTTATCGCAGGGGCGCTCGGTGCCTATTTTAATAAAAATATTCTAAAAACAAGCCTGACATGA
- a CDS encoding MscL family protein has product MAKKQSAVEGFLDFIKEQGVVGLAVAVILGTAAKDVVDSLVADVINPLLGLIFDADNLAAETFSVGDAVIGWGSLVSNLISFAVVAAVVYFVLNKAMAKFDKKK; this is encoded by the coding sequence ATGGCAAAAAAGCAAAGTGCTGTTGAAGGGTTTCTAGATTTTATTAAAGAACAAGGCGTAGTTGGTCTAGCTGTGGCTGTTATTTTAGGTACAGCAGCAAAGGATGTTGTTGACTCATTGGTTGCTGACGTTATTAATCCACTACTTGGACTAATCTTTGATGCCGATAACCTGGCTGCAGAAACGTTTAGTGTTGGCGACGCAGTTATTGGTTGGGGTAGCTTGGTGTCTAACCTTATTAGCTTTGCAGTGGTAGCTGCTGTTGTATATTTTGTACTTAACAAGGCAATGGCTAAGTTCGACAAAAAGAAATAA
- a CDS encoding mechanosensitive ion channel family protein → MNETQSWIEQNQAELITVALIFVGAWLLKRFGQSVIKRLVIKAVHANAHNSDQEAEEKREETIIQIISGALNIILWPLAIILAIAQVGVDIAPLIAGASIVGVALGFGAQSLVKDIISGLFIIVENQYRVGDVVDLDGTSGSVEKITLRVTVLRDLDGVVHHVPNGTIDRTSNYSKDYSGINLNVGIAYDSDIDKAIEIINKVGQEIANDKNWKTSIIDAPSFMRVDNLGDSSVDLKLTGKVRPLKQWAVTGELRKRIKTEFDKAGIEIPFPQTVIHQVKD, encoded by the coding sequence ATGAATGAAACACAAAGTTGGATTGAACAAAACCAAGCTGAACTAATTACAGTCGCATTAATTTTTGTCGGAGCATGGCTACTGAAACGCTTTGGGCAATCTGTTATAAAGCGTCTTGTCATAAAAGCAGTTCATGCCAATGCTCACAACAGCGACCAAGAAGCAGAAGAAAAACGCGAAGAAACCATAATTCAAATAATCTCAGGTGCACTCAACATAATACTGTGGCCTTTAGCAATTATTTTAGCGATTGCCCAAGTTGGAGTCGATATCGCTCCGCTTATAGCTGGTGCCAGTATTGTGGGCGTAGCCCTTGGTTTTGGTGCGCAAAGTTTAGTGAAAGACATAATCTCTGGGCTATTTATTATTGTTGAGAATCAATACCGCGTTGGTGATGTAGTCGATCTAGACGGAACCTCTGGCTCTGTTGAAAAAATAACCCTTCGGGTGACTGTTTTGCGTGATCTTGATGGTGTCGTTCACCACGTGCCCAACGGCACAATTGACAGGACTTCTAACTACTCGAAAGACTACTCGGGTATTAATCTTAATGTTGGGATTGCCTACGACAGCGACATCGACAAGGCTATTGAAATCATTAACAAAGTCGGACAAGAAATCGCAAACGATAAAAACTGGAAGACTAGCATTATTGATGCACCGTCATTTATGCGTGTCGATAATTTAGGCGACAGCTCTGTCGACCTAAAACTTACTGGCAAGGTTCGACCATTAAAACAATGGGCTGTAACTGGTGAGCTCCGAAAGCGAATTAAAACAGAATTTGATAAAGCTGGTATCGAAATACCATTCCCGCAAACCGTTATTCATCAGGTCAAAGACTAG
- a CDS encoding DUF427 domain-containing protein, whose product MAQATWNGQVIAQVDDSEIITIEGNKYFPPESVNDEFLEQSDHKTHCHWKGESSYYDIVVDDQRNQAGAWYYPEPMEGSVDRVGKNFANYVAFWNGVEVS is encoded by the coding sequence ATGGCACAGGCAACATGGAATGGACAAGTAATAGCACAGGTTGATGATAGCGAAATAATCACCATTGAAGGCAACAAGTATTTTCCGCCCGAATCAGTCAATGATGAATTTCTAGAGCAGTCTGATCATAAAACACACTGTCACTGGAAGGGTGAATCGAGTTATTACGACATAGTAGTAGACGACCAACGCAACCAAGCCGGGGCGTGGTACTACCCTGAACCAATGGAGGGCTCAGTTGATCGTGTTGGTAAGAATTTTGCTAATTACGTAGCCTTTTGGAATGGAGTCGAAGTAAGCTAG
- a CDS encoding A/G-specific adenine glycosylase: MDYNLFLKTLWSFYEEHGRNDMPWRSDTSMYAITVSELMLQQTQVPRVIPKFIEFTTLFPDFKTLAEAPQANVLRAWQGLGYNRRARYLHQAAQHIVHEWNYQIPNDQKKLTQLPGVGKNTAGAMCAYVFNAPVVYIETNIRTVYLHHFFSGQTNISDAHLMPHIKATLDEKNPRQFYWALMDYGAFLKKLHPNPSRNSKHYAKQSQFEGSLRQVRSRVLKQLITSSMTYQQLKQRVNDDRIDQVLVDLQKDQLIQKSGQRYSA, from the coding sequence ATGGATTACAATCTCTTTCTCAAAACTTTGTGGAGCTTTTACGAGGAGCACGGCAGAAATGACATGCCGTGGCGGTCTGACACAAGTATGTATGCTATCACAGTCAGTGAGCTAATGCTACAACAAACTCAGGTGCCGCGCGTGATTCCAAAATTTATAGAATTTACGACACTCTTTCCGGACTTTAAAACGCTTGCCGAAGCGCCGCAAGCCAACGTATTACGGGCATGGCAAGGGCTAGGTTATAACCGTCGGGCTCGCTATTTACATCAAGCAGCTCAACATATTGTGCATGAATGGAACTATCAAATACCAAACGACCAAAAGAAGCTTACGCAGTTGCCAGGCGTTGGTAAAAATACGGCCGGGGCAATGTGTGCATATGTTTTTAATGCCCCGGTGGTATACATAGAAACCAACATCCGTACTGTCTATTTGCATCATTTTTTTTCTGGACAGACTAATATATCTGACGCACACCTCATGCCGCACATAAAAGCTACTCTTGATGAAAAAAATCCTCGCCAGTTTTATTGGGCGCTAATGGATTATGGTGCTTTTTTAAAAAAACTGCATCCGAACCCAAGTAGAAACAGTAAGCACTATGCAAAACAATCTCAATTTGAAGGCTCGCTTAGGCAAGTACGGTCTAGAGTTCTCAAGCAATTAATAACTTCGTCAATGACCTACCAACAGCTCAAGCAACGCGTTAATGACGATCGAATTGACCAAGTGCTCGTCGATCTTCAAAAAGACCAACTGATCCAAAAATCAGGCCAGCGATATAGTGCATAA
- a CDS encoding AbrB/MazE/SpoVT family DNA-binding domain-containing protein gives MSKQGVNKRNVRKLGTIGNASQPSFYVTLPIDFIRALGWNSSQEVKIRKHGNKLIIEDPNKKA, from the coding sequence ATGAGTAAACAAGGCGTAAATAAGCGTAATGTCCGCAAACTAGGAACTATAGGCAACGCTAGTCAGCCTTCTTTTTATGTAACATTACCAATTGATTTTATCCGAGCATTAGGATGGAATTCTTCACAAGAAGTTAAAATTAGAAAACACGGCAACAAACTTATAATCGAAGACCCTAACAAAAAAGCTTAG
- a CDS encoding anti-sigma factor: MNKKIVSAAIALAVVALVGWAVLGGDDTTETASQTDQTSQDESLSDLMQGAPDEASQLAVEQSLFANAEYQFQAGLVDVTEGAARSVDTNGEASGTALATFEDGKYLLNVEMSGLPEPTNGEFYEGWIVRKEPFKFISTGELEQTDDVWLNYFMSDEDLTDFTQYVLTIEPDDGDPAPDAHILEGMFIDRN, from the coding sequence ATGAATAAGAAAATAGTAAGTGCGGCTATTGCACTAGCTGTAGTGGCTTTAGTTGGCTGGGCAGTGCTCGGTGGTGATGATACAACTGAGACAGCAAGTCAAACTGATCAAACAAGCCAAGATGAATCATTAAGCGACTTAATGCAAGGCGCACCTGACGAAGCCAGTCAGTTAGCAGTCGAACAGTCATTATTTGCAAACGCCGAGTATCAGTTTCAAGCAGGCTTAGTCGATGTAACCGAGGGTGCTGCGCGGAGTGTGGATACGAATGGCGAAGCTAGCGGCACCGCTTTGGCTACTTTTGAAGACGGAAAATATTTACTTAATGTTGAAATGTCAGGCTTGCCTGAACCAACAAATGGCGAGTTTTACGAAGGCTGGATTGTGCGCAAAGAACCATTTAAATTTATTAGCACTGGTGAACTCGAGCAAACAGATGATGTGTGGTTGAACTACTTTATGTCTGACGAAGATTTAACTGACTTTACTCAGTACGTTCTAACAATAGAACCGGATGATGGTGACCCAGCTCCGGACGCTCATATTCTTGAAGGTATGTTTATAGACAGAAACTAA
- a CDS encoding histidine phosphatase family protein — MKIYLIRHGESIANRDLVVAGQHDSPLSDTGKAQAHATGERIAAQLSGVQIVSSALSRALETATIIAPYTQQNPSSIITSDLCIERYLGKWELTDKQRYLQILDNDPRSIEADFEPAEDLKNRCLAFIKYLEDLQLPEVIAVSHNGFGKMLRALEKDKNKIEGWFDLPRQENAQVIELMF; from the coding sequence ATGAAAATATACCTGATACGCCATGGCGAAAGCATAGCCAACCGCGATTTAGTGGTTGCTGGACAACATGACTCGCCGTTGAGCGATACAGGCAAAGCCCAGGCTCATGCAACCGGTGAGAGGATCGCCGCGCAACTAAGTGGCGTGCAAATCGTTAGCAGTGCGCTAAGTCGGGCACTTGAAACCGCCACAATAATCGCACCCTACACTCAACAAAATCCTAGCTCTATAATTACGAGCGACTTATGTATTGAACGGTATTTAGGCAAGTGGGAACTAACTGATAAACAACGATACTTACAGATACTGGACAACGATCCGCGCAGTATTGAAGCTGATTTTGAGCCAGCAGAAGATTTAAAAAACCGCTGCCTCGCGTTTATTAAATATCTTGAAGATCTGCAGCTACCGGAAGTCATTGCAGTAAGTCATAACGGCTTTGGCAAAATGTTACGGGCTCTTGAAAAAGACAAAAACAAAATTGAAGGCTGGTTTGATTTGCCTCGGCAAGAAAACGCACAAGTTATTGAACTTATGTTTTAA
- a CDS encoding putative folate metabolism gamma-glutamate ligase gives MKITAVKTDRLQAGQQNLEDVVAAAVPQLGENSVLVVTSKIVSLCDSDIVEYDQIDKEELVRLEADKYLPRESSKYGHRFTIKNNTLIASAGIDESNADGVYVLWPKQVQATANRLRSFLQDHYAVNNCGVLIVDSSCTPLRRGTTGIYLAFSGFKALKNYVGTPDIFGKKMQVSHSSIAGGLAAAGVVVMGEGSEQTPLAIIEDANFVEFTDQDPTHAELKECMLSPEEDLFEPFLSAVDWQNKESKS, from the coding sequence GTGAAAATAACCGCAGTAAAAACAGATCGGTTGCAAGCTGGCCAACAGAACCTAGAAGACGTGGTAGCTGCAGCAGTACCTCAATTGGGCGAAAATTCAGTGTTAGTAGTTACTTCTAAGATAGTTTCGCTTTGCGATTCTGACATTGTCGAATATGACCAAATTGATAAAGAAGAATTAGTTAGACTCGAAGCCGACAAATACTTACCGCGTGAAAGCAGTAAATATGGTCACCGGTTTACAATAAAAAATAACACTCTCATTGCTTCGGCGGGGATTGATGAGTCTAATGCCGATGGCGTATATGTATTGTGGCCAAAACAGGTTCAAGCTACTGCAAATCGTCTCCGTAGTTTTCTTCAAGATCACTATGCCGTTAACAATTGTGGAGTGCTTATTGTTGACAGTAGTTGTACGCCACTACGACGGGGTACAACAGGCATATATTTAGCATTTAGCGGATTTAAAGCCTTAAAAAATTACGTCGGCACACCCGACATTTTTGGCAAAAAAATGCAGGTTAGTCATTCTAGCATTGCCGGCGGCTTAGCGGCAGCGGGAGTAGTAGTGATGGGTGAAGGCTCGGAACAAACACCGCTGGCTATCATCGAAGATGCTAATTTTGTAGAATTCACTGATCAAGATCCAACCCACGCTGAACTTAAAGAATGCATGCTATCACCAGAAGAAGATCTATTTGAACCGTTCTTGAGTGCGGTTGATTGGCAGAATAAAGAAAGCAAGTCATGA
- the aspS gene encoding aspartate--tRNA(Asn) ligase, producing MRVITNELKEHVDKKVSLHGWLHKKRKLGGLNFLLIRDRGGVAQVLVKSEQEMEKLRGMQIGSILKVEGLCEADERAPNGAEIHNPTLEVMVAVEDEPPIEIDKPLSHKPDNLDTLFEYRAIGLRNTLEQTVFKIRADVLQLIREWCRSNGFTEIQTPKLIAGDAEGGATVFKLDYFGKEATLAQSPQLYKQMMVGVFERVFEIGSAYRAEPSATSRHMSELMMLDMEWGFVKDHDDVFKLTEKFVGDVLRKLYSENADQLKSLRAPELVLTDSFPRFTMQEIHELYQKETGIDVSKEVDLTPAEERWICEYAKKQHGCEAVFATNLPVSKSKFYHMRNDDGTARSGDLLFRGVEIATVPQREHRYDVLVGQMKESGVDPEDPGFKYYLQAFKYGLPPHGGFGFGIDRFVQLILGLENVKEATLFPRDINRLTP from the coding sequence ATGAGAGTAATTACTAACGAATTAAAAGAACATGTTGATAAAAAGGTAAGCTTGCACGGCTGGTTGCATAAAAAACGAAAACTCGGCGGATTGAACTTTTTATTAATTCGCGACCGTGGTGGCGTTGCTCAAGTTTTAGTAAAGAGTGAGCAAGAAATGGAGAAGTTGCGCGGTATGCAAATAGGCTCAATTCTAAAAGTTGAAGGTTTATGTGAGGCAGATGAGCGTGCTCCGAATGGGGCAGAAATTCACAACCCAACTTTAGAAGTTATGGTTGCAGTTGAGGATGAACCGCCGATTGAAATCGATAAACCGCTTAGTCACAAACCCGACAACCTCGACACACTATTTGAATATCGGGCAATAGGTTTGCGCAACACATTAGAGCAAACTGTTTTTAAAATCCGTGCTGATGTGCTGCAGCTTATTCGGGAATGGTGCCGCAGCAATGGATTTACTGAAATTCAAACTCCAAAATTGATTGCTGGAGATGCCGAAGGTGGCGCGACTGTATTTAAACTTGATTACTTTGGGAAAGAGGCAACGCTAGCACAGAGCCCACAGTTGTATAAACAGATGATGGTTGGCGTATTTGAACGAGTGTTCGAGATTGGCTCTGCCTACCGAGCTGAACCAAGCGCTACAAGTCGACATATGTCAGAGTTAATGATGCTTGATATGGAATGGGGCTTTGTCAAAGATCATGACGATGTTTTTAAGCTTACAGAAAAATTTGTTGGTGATGTATTGCGGAAGCTGTACAGCGAAAATGCCGATCAACTAAAGTCTTTACGAGCACCTGAATTGGTTCTAACCGATAGCTTCCCGCGTTTTACTATGCAAGAAATTCATGAACTGTATCAGAAAGAGACCGGCATTGATGTCAGTAAGGAAGTCGACTTAACCCCAGCCGAAGAGCGTTGGATTTGTGAGTATGCCAAGAAGCAACATGGCTGTGAAGCGGTGTTTGCCACTAATCTGCCGGTCAGCAAGTCAAAGTTTTATCATATGCGTAACGACGACGGTACTGCGCGATCTGGCGACCTATTGTTTAGGGGCGTAGAAATCGCTACTGTGCCACAACGAGAGCATCGCTACGACGTATTGGTAGGACAAATGAAAGAGTCTGGCGTTGATCCAGAAGATCCAGGCTTTAAGTATTACCTGCAAGCCTTTAAGTATGGCTTACCGCCGCACGGCGGATTTGGCTTTGGTATTGATAGATTTGTACAGTTAATTTTAGGCCTTGAGAACGTTAAAGAAGCCACCTTATTCCCGCGCGACATCAATCGACTTACGCCGTAA
- a CDS encoding prohibitin family protein, which translates to MVRRVTKPNLAQFKMVQKIGIAGVLIAGFILILLTSVRVVGTGEVGVVTRFGKVTGRELGEGIHLVLPFGIEQASIYDIKIQKQTEDAASASKDLQDVSTTLTLNYRLQADKIKEIHQTIGVNYQDKLIEPALQEVFKAASAKFSAQELITQRAQVKAETFELLKDRLDVFGIVVDDISIVDFTFSPAFTQAIEDKQIAEQNAQRAKFNLEAARTDAEAQQAQAQTLSPLFLQKQAIEKWNGQLPTYLGNGTVFNIPLGN; encoded by the coding sequence ATGGTGCGAAGGGTAACAAAGCCTAATTTAGCGCAGTTTAAAATGGTGCAAAAAATTGGGATTGCAGGAGTATTGATTGCAGGATTTATCCTGATTTTACTCACATCAGTCCGCGTGGTTGGCACCGGTGAGGTCGGAGTGGTCACAAGATTTGGCAAAGTAACAGGCCGCGAGTTGGGCGAAGGAATACATTTGGTTTTACCATTCGGGATTGAACAAGCTAGTATTTACGATATTAAAATACAAAAACAAACCGAAGATGCAGCGAGTGCTTCAAAAGACTTACAAGATGTATCCACAACACTAACGCTTAACTATCGTTTGCAAGCTGACAAAATTAAAGAGATTCATCAAACCATAGGCGTGAATTACCAAGACAAGCTTATTGAGCCCGCCTTACAAGAAGTATTTAAAGCTGCGAGTGCCAAATTTTCTGCTCAAGAGCTTATTACACAACGCGCACAGGTTAAGGCTGAGACGTTTGAACTCCTTAAGGATCGACTCGATGTCTTTGGCATAGTTGTTGATGATATATCGATCGTCGACTTTACTTTTTCTCCGGCATTTACTCAGGCCATTGAAGATAAACAGATTGCAGAACAAAATGCACAACGAGCAAAATTTAATCTGGAAGCCGCTCGTACCGATGCTGAAGCTCAACAGGCGCAAGCCCAAACCCTTAGTCCACTATTCTTACAAAAACAAGCCATAGAAAAATGGAACGGTCAACTACCAACATATTTGGGTAATGGAACGGTCTTTAATATACCGCTTGGGAACTAA